In Alkalihalobacterium alkalinitrilicum, a genomic segment contains:
- a CDS encoding LacI family DNA-binding transcriptional regulator has translation MKITMKDIAKEARVSIATVSHVINGTKNITEEKHNKIMEIIKKYNYIPNITAKNLRQQTTKTAGVVVSSFPDTFVTEMVYGIEERAREMGYSILLINTNEDRDREEKTINLLHSKMVDGIILSPTAKSIDYLNQFIDNNFPIVLINRYDPKMSNTPRVTGDNYQTGYDATMHLLKHGHKKIGFIYTVPNVSTTNDRIHGYQDALKKLNVPFNTSYLEIGYGTVNGGANAVHSLLGREKDITALFIQNDLMTIGAIQKIKELALSIPKDIAIIGFGDFASSEIIDPPITNIVLPPTTIGRTSFDVLLGRINNHEYMKHIELPPSLIIRKSCGC, from the coding sequence TTGAAGATCACAATGAAGGACATTGCAAAAGAAGCCCGCGTTTCTATAGCGACTGTTTCTCATGTTATAAACGGGACAAAAAACATAACGGAAGAAAAACATAATAAAATTATGGAAATTATTAAGAAGTATAACTATATTCCCAATATAACAGCTAAAAATCTTAGACAACAAACAACAAAGACAGCTGGAGTCGTAGTATCTAGTTTTCCTGATACCTTCGTTACAGAAATGGTTTATGGAATAGAGGAACGAGCTCGGGAGATGGGTTATAGTATACTCTTAATTAATACGAATGAAGACAGGGATCGAGAGGAAAAAACCATTAATCTACTTCATTCGAAAATGGTAGATGGCATTATTTTATCACCCACTGCGAAAAGTATAGACTATTTAAATCAATTCATTGATAACAACTTTCCGATTGTACTCATTAATCGTTATGATCCAAAAATGTCGAACACCCCTCGCGTAACTGGTGACAACTATCAAACTGGTTATGATGCAACTATGCACCTATTAAAACATGGTCATAAGAAAATTGGCTTTATTTATACTGTGCCAAATGTATCCACGACAAATGATAGAATTCATGGTTATCAAGATGCTTTAAAAAAACTGAATGTACCTTTCAATACTAGTTATTTGGAAATTGGTTATGGGACTGTTAACGGTGGGGCTAACGCAGTTCATTCGCTATTAGGAAGAGAAAAAGATATTACTGCTCTGTTTATTCAAAACGACCTGATGACGATTGGAGCTATTCAAAAAATAAAAGAACTTGCATTAAGTATACCAAAAGATATTGCAATCATTGGGTTTGGTGACTTTGCTTCATCCGAAATTATCGATCCCCCGATTACAAATATTGTCTTACCTCCAACGACTATTGGAAGAACTTCCTTCGATGTACTATTAGGCCGAATAAATAACCATGAATATATGAAACATATTGAATTACCGCCTTCATTAATTATACGCAAATCTTGTGGCTGTTAA
- a CDS encoding TRAP transporter small permease has translation MKLIKWLDEYVEEYILVVLSILTVIIVFTQVFMRYVLGASLTWSEEIARYLFIWMIYVGVSYGVKKGKHLGVDAFPMMFEKKGKLIIDMIVSVAFFIFAVVIAIYGMDIVLKVTRESAALEIPMGWVYAAPVVGMTLTAFRLIQKFVWQVKELKNVNQQKPEEQTRI, from the coding sequence ATGAAGTTGATCAAATGGTTAGATGAATACGTCGAAGAATATATATTAGTTGTGCTTAGTATTTTAACGGTTATCATTGTTTTTACTCAAGTATTTATGCGTTATGTACTGGGTGCTTCTCTCACATGGTCTGAAGAAATTGCAAGATACTTATTTATATGGATGATTTATGTAGGAGTGAGTTACGGAGTTAAGAAAGGAAAGCACCTTGGTGTGGATGCCTTTCCGATGATGTTTGAGAAAAAAGGGAAACTTATTATTGATATGATTGTAAGTGTTGCGTTCTTTATATTTGCTGTTGTTATTGCTATCTATGGGATGGATATCGTATTAAAAGTGACAAGAGAATCGGCAGCATTAGAAATACCGATGGGGTGGGTATACGCTGCACCAGTAGTTGGAATGACGTTAACGGCATTCCGATTAATTCAAAAATTCGTCTGGCAGGTTAAAGAGTTGAAAAATGTAAATCAACAAAAACCTGAAGAACAGACAAGGATATAG
- a CDS encoding efflux RND transporter permease subunit, producing the protein MIIDLTARIIKHKKLVVFAFILIAVISSLAQFFVSVNYNMVDYLPDDAQSTRALEIMNEEFAGAVPNTRVMINNVTVQEALRYKEKLAAIDGVSEVIWLDDAIDLKTPLEMADQKTVEAYYKDNKALFSLDVRNGDEVVITDTIYELIGEDGAIAGEAIDTATSQKMAGTESLHAAALLVPIIILILVLSTTSWIEPVFFLTAIGVSVLINLGTNIFIGEVSFVTQSVAPILQLAVSLDYAIFLLHSFSDYRKKTSNPEEAMQLAMKKSFPAITASAATTFFGFTALTLMNFEIGSDLGFNLVKGIFFSFISVVVFLPALTLCFYKWMDKTQHKSFVPSFNGLGRRVVKIRVPSLIIVFALLIPSFLAQSNTTFTYGLGEQPETSRAGSDLIVIEEAFGESTPIVLLVPKGNLAKESALIQELEKLNHVTSVISYVNAIGTVIPPEYLDATITDEFFSKNYSRIIINTKMGKEGDVPFSIVEAVQETAVYYYDDEAVSLGESVTLYDIKNTVNRDNIIVNVMTVVTIAIVLLVTFRSISIPLVLLITIQSAVWINLSVPYFTDTSLVFTGYLIISTVQLAATVDYAILFTETYKENRKEMPALKAAKKTLDEKTFSISISAAILSSVGFILWFTSSNPIVSSIGLLLGRGALLAFVMVVCFLPAMLLVFDNVIGKSTFKANFYKEK; encoded by the coding sequence ATGATTATTGACTTAACTGCACGTATTATAAAACATAAAAAATTAGTAGTATTCGCTTTTATACTCATTGCGGTAATCTCATCGCTGGCGCAATTTTTTGTGTCTGTCAATTATAATATGGTAGATTACTTGCCAGATGATGCTCAATCTACAAGAGCACTTGAAATCATGAATGAAGAATTTGCAGGCGCTGTTCCTAACACAAGAGTTATGATCAACAATGTAACGGTACAGGAAGCACTTAGATACAAAGAAAAGCTTGCTGCAATTGATGGTGTCTCAGAAGTCATATGGCTAGATGATGCAATTGATTTGAAGACACCGTTAGAAATGGCAGATCAAAAGACGGTTGAAGCGTATTACAAAGATAACAAGGCGTTGTTTTCATTAGATGTTCGAAATGGTGATGAAGTTGTAATAACTGATACCATTTATGAACTAATTGGAGAAGATGGTGCAATCGCTGGAGAAGCGATAGATACAGCTACTTCACAAAAAATGGCGGGTACAGAATCCCTCCATGCAGCAGCATTGTTAGTTCCTATTATTATACTGATCCTTGTATTATCCACTACTTCTTGGATAGAACCAGTATTTTTCCTAACTGCGATCGGTGTTTCAGTATTGATCAACTTAGGAACAAATATTTTCATCGGGGAAGTTTCTTTCGTAACCCAATCTGTAGCCCCAATTTTACAGTTGGCGGTCTCGCTAGATTATGCAATTTTTCTTCTTCACAGTTTTTCAGACTATCGGAAGAAAACTAGTAACCCAGAAGAAGCAATGCAGCTGGCAATGAAAAAGTCGTTTCCAGCGATTACAGCAAGTGCAGCCACAACGTTTTTTGGCTTTACTGCCCTTACGCTCATGAATTTTGAAATAGGATCAGATCTTGGGTTCAACTTAGTAAAAGGGATTTTCTTTAGTTTTATTAGTGTGGTGGTATTTTTACCAGCTTTAACGCTATGTTTCTATAAGTGGATGGATAAAACACAGCATAAAAGCTTTGTTCCAAGCTTTAATGGATTAGGGCGTCGTGTTGTTAAAATTCGAGTCCCTAGTTTAATCATTGTTTTTGCCCTTCTGATTCCAAGCTTTTTAGCACAAAGTAACACCACATTCACATACGGTCTTGGTGAGCAACCAGAGACTAGCCGTGCTGGTAGTGATCTAATAGTGATTGAAGAGGCCTTTGGGGAGTCGACGCCAATTGTATTATTAGTACCTAAGGGCAATTTAGCAAAAGAGTCAGCGCTTATACAAGAGTTAGAGAAGCTAAACCACGTTACAAGTGTCATCTCTTATGTAAATGCAATAGGTACCGTCATTCCGCCTGAATATTTAGATGCAACGATAACAGATGAATTCTTTTCTAAAAATTACAGCAGAATTATTATTAATACTAAGATGGGTAAAGAAGGAGATGTCCCCTTTTCTATCGTAGAAGCGGTTCAAGAGACCGCAGTTTATTATTATGATGATGAAGCTGTAAGTCTCGGCGAAAGTGTCACATTGTATGATATTAAAAACACGGTAAATAGAGATAACATCATTGTTAATGTAATGACTGTCGTTACAATCGCCATCGTTCTATTGGTCACCTTTAGATCGATTTCGATCCCTTTAGTTCTGCTTATTACAATACAATCTGCTGTATGGATCAATCTATCGGTGCCTTATTTCACAGATACTTCTTTAGTTTTTACAGGATATCTTATTATTAGTACTGTGCAGCTTGCAGCAACAGTCGATTATGCCATTTTATTTACGGAAACTTATAAGGAGAATCGTAAGGAAATGCCTGCTTTGAAAGCAGCTAAGAAAACATTAGATGAAAAAACATTCTCTATTTCTATATCTGCTGCGATACTATCAAGTGTAGGCTTTATATTATGGTTTACTTCTTCCAACCCGATTGTTTCTTCGATTGGATTACTACTAGGAAGAGGTGCCTTACTCGCCTTTGTAATGGTCGTCTGTTTCCTACCTGCGATGCTTTTAGTATTTGATAACGTTATTGGAAAATCAACGTTTAAAGCAAACTTTTATAAGGAGAAATGA
- a CDS encoding cupin domain-containing protein, translated as MSKMYYAPRGYSYPYYANSNQPMYYSEYMPRHYEENEKSVATAILEGIKKEASAVDLYSRLVTIAPNQTHKNDIQNTLEGKKAHLTQFTQLFIAITGNQPVYQINKVSFQNYKEGLQKAYELEVEGYNQYQRSSLLTQNPQIQNVFLWALNGEKDNALRLQSMHDELLQRVTDYGPNSFVVDIEEATKQNNTFRTALWTGNHLQLTLMSINVGEDIGLEIHPDLDQFLRIEEGQGIIKMGDNKDNLTFEEEVFDDFAIIIPAGKWHNLINTGNKPIKLYSIYAPPQHPYGTVHQTKAIAMAAEEEHHH; from the coding sequence ATGAGTAAAATGTATTATGCTCCTAGAGGGTATTCCTATCCTTATTACGCTAATTCTAATCAACCGATGTATTACTCAGAATATATGCCAAGACATTATGAAGAAAATGAAAAATCAGTGGCTACAGCTATACTTGAAGGAATAAAAAAAGAAGCTTCAGCCGTTGATTTGTACAGCCGATTAGTAACTATAGCGCCAAATCAAACCCATAAAAATGACATTCAAAACACTTTAGAAGGAAAAAAAGCTCATTTAACACAATTCACTCAACTTTTTATTGCTATTACTGGAAATCAACCAGTGTACCAAATCAATAAAGTATCATTCCAAAATTATAAAGAGGGCTTACAAAAGGCTTATGAATTAGAAGTCGAGGGTTATAATCAATATCAAAGAAGTTCTTTGCTTACTCAAAACCCACAAATTCAAAATGTATTTTTGTGGGCGTTAAATGGCGAAAAAGATAATGCTCTTAGACTTCAGTCTATGCATGATGAATTGTTACAGCGGGTGACGGATTATGGACCAAACTCATTTGTTGTAGATATTGAGGAAGCGACGAAGCAAAACAACACTTTTCGTACGGCTTTATGGACAGGAAACCACCTACAATTGACGTTGATGAGTATCAATGTTGGAGAAGATATCGGATTAGAAATTCACCCTGACCTTGATCAATTCTTACGTATAGAAGAAGGCCAAGGGATTATTAAAATGGGAGATAACAAAGATAATCTAACCTTTGAAGAAGAAGTATTTGATGACTTTGCAATCATAATACCTGCTGGAAAATGGCACAATTTAATCAATACGGGGAATAAACCTATAAAACTATACTCAATCTATGCGCCGCCCCAACATCCATATGGAACGGTTCATCAAACAAAAGCCATTGCCATGGCTGCTGAAGAGGAACATCATCATTAA
- a CDS encoding TRAP transporter large permease, with protein sequence MTSFILFGSFFLFMALSIPIAISLGLAGLITAIYSPNISITFLTQGLVTSTDNFALMAIPFFILAGEIMGRGGISTRLFNLANVFVGRYTGGFAIAAVITCMFFAAISGSGPATVAAVGGIMIPAMVAQGYDRKFATSVIVTAGSMGIIIPPSIPMVLYGISSNQSIGDLFMGGIIPGLLIGICLIAWCYFYSKKKGYSGTNEKFTFKKLVTALNDAKWSLLVPVIILGGIYGGIFTPTEAAVFGVVYAAFVSFFLHKEIKMNQVRKIIADAAMSSVAILIIIGTANTFGTILTMEKIPQALANAFLSLSENSIVIILLIIVMLLMIGCFIDTSAAVIIFTPILFPVAMQIGLDPIHFGIIMIVTLSIGFITPPLGVNLFVGAGISGLSMPTLVRGVVPFFFVMLVSLAIIAIIPQLTLLLL encoded by the coding sequence ATGACAAGTTTTATTTTGTTCGGCAGTTTCTTTTTGTTTATGGCCCTATCCATCCCAATTGCAATTTCATTAGGTTTAGCTGGACTTATTACGGCGATTTATTCACCGAATATATCAATAACCTTCTTAACACAAGGATTAGTAACGTCTACCGATAACTTTGCGTTGATGGCCATCCCGTTCTTTATCCTTGCAGGTGAAATCATGGGACGAGGCGGAATTTCAACTCGTTTATTTAACTTAGCGAACGTATTTGTTGGACGTTATACTGGAGGTTTTGCAATAGCAGCTGTTATTACTTGTATGTTTTTTGCCGCAATCTCTGGCTCAGGTCCAGCCACAGTAGCTGCTGTTGGTGGTATTATGATCCCAGCGATGGTAGCGCAAGGATATGATCGGAAATTTGCTACATCTGTTATTGTTACTGCAGGTTCAATGGGGATCATCATCCCGCCAAGCATCCCAATGGTTTTATATGGAATTTCTAGTAATCAATCTATTGGCGACTTATTTATGGGTGGGATTATCCCTGGGCTCCTAATCGGGATTTGTTTAATTGCTTGGTGCTATTTCTATTCGAAAAAGAAAGGGTATTCTGGTACGAATGAGAAATTTACGTTTAAAAAGTTAGTGACCGCATTAAATGATGCGAAATGGTCACTGTTAGTACCAGTTATTATTTTAGGGGGAATTTATGGGGGGATTTTTACTCCGACAGAAGCCGCGGTTTTCGGTGTTGTCTATGCTGCGTTTGTAAGTTTCTTCCTTCATAAAGAAATTAAAATGAACCAAGTTCGTAAAATAATTGCAGATGCAGCGATGAGTTCTGTAGCCATTTTAATCATTATCGGTACAGCCAATACATTCGGTACGATTTTGACAATGGAGAAAATTCCGCAAGCACTAGCGAATGCTTTCTTATCATTATCGGAAAATTCAATTGTTATTATATTACTCATTATTGTGATGCTCTTAATGATTGGCTGTTTTATTGATACATCAGCAGCTGTTATTATCTTTACTCCTATTCTCTTTCCAGTAGCGATGCAAATAGGTTTAGATCCTATTCATTTCGGGATTATTATGATTGTTACTTTGTCGATCGGCTTTATTACTCCACCACTCGGAGTGAACTTGTTTGTCGGAGCAGGTATATCGGGACTAAGTATGCCTACTTTAGTAAGAGGAGTTGTTCCATTCTTTTTTGTCATGCTAGTTAGTTTAGCGATAATAGCGATTATTCCACAATTAACACTATTATTATTGTAA
- a CDS encoding TRAP transporter substrate-binding protein → MKIMRNFITIVIAGLALSILIVFITTSDVTGSDDVTLIRFGHGAAEANERHLAVIKFKELVEERSQGTLKVEVYPNEQLGSEAEMIESVTFNDLQMVASSAFSQYDQRISVLELPYLFESYEEAWNVLDGEIGQAVAEPFLDYNLRIIAYFENGFRHVTANVQVEKPGDLRGLKIRTPEFPLSVSTFRAFGANPTPMAFGELYMALQQGTVDAQENPVANIYASRFNEVQDYLNLTSHQYFSLPVAISEEFWQSLTAEEKKIIENSAKEAAQFHRDLLRENEENMISELKASGMKIVEVDMEAFREKAITVYDSYKNRFGEEIINHILKAVE, encoded by the coding sequence ATGAAAATAATGCGTAATTTTATAACAATTGTCATTGCAGGACTCGCACTAAGTATTCTAATAGTTTTTATCACTACTAGTGATGTCACTGGGTCAGATGACGTAACGCTAATAAGGTTTGGACATGGGGCTGCCGAAGCTAATGAAAGACATTTAGCAGTTATCAAATTTAAAGAGCTTGTAGAAGAAAGATCACAAGGTACATTAAAAGTTGAGGTTTACCCGAATGAACAACTTGGATCTGAAGCAGAAATGATAGAAAGTGTTACCTTCAATGACCTGCAAATGGTTGCTTCGAGTGCGTTTAGTCAATACGATCAAAGAATCAGTGTACTGGAATTACCATATTTGTTTGAATCTTATGAAGAAGCTTGGAACGTTCTAGACGGTGAGATTGGACAAGCCGTAGCAGAACCTTTCTTAGATTATAACTTAAGAATTATTGCGTATTTTGAGAATGGGTTTCGCCATGTTACTGCAAATGTTCAAGTCGAAAAGCCTGGTGATTTAAGGGGATTAAAAATTAGAACTCCAGAATTTCCGTTATCTGTAAGTACCTTTAGGGCATTTGGTGCGAATCCGACTCCGATGGCATTCGGTGAACTGTATATGGCTTTACAACAGGGGACAGTGGATGCACAAGAAAATCCAGTAGCTAATATTTATGCAAGTAGATTTAATGAAGTCCAAGATTATTTGAACTTGACTTCTCATCAATATTTCTCTTTACCTGTAGCGATTAGTGAAGAATTTTGGCAATCACTTACAGCTGAAGAAAAGAAAATTATCGAAAATAGTGCTAAAGAAGCTGCTCAATTCCACAGAGATTTATTAAGAGAAAATGAAGAGAATATGATTAGCGAATTAAAAGCTTCTGGTATGAAAATTGTTGAAGTGGATATGGAAGCATTTAGAGAAAAAGCAATTACTGTATATGATTCATACAAAAATAGATTTGGTGAAGAGATTATTAATCATATCTTGAAAGCGGTTGAATAA
- a CDS encoding YhgE/Pip domain-containing protein: protein MQNKRLLLVVLTIILIMPSFLVDTALGNSTEKIETYLDGELASKDEVVYANLNSNGQLNEIYVVNILDVTNAGTIIDYGNYSSLKNLTDLSKIEQIVDIVRIDAPKGKFYYQGNMKDHGELPWDITISYLLEGKKVNPEELAGKEGHVQISIFTSANENVNPVFFENYLLQISLTLDPDIYSNIEIKGGMVANAGKNKQVTFTVMPEQQGELSIEADVIDFELQGIEIAAVPSSMSIDEPDIDEMTKDMRTLSDAIAELNDGVGKLKNGVSELNDGVISLRNGSEQYKNGMAEIDGASTDLIEASRSIEKALATISTSLSDDSGEIDLSELNNLPEGLMQMATGLDEMADGLTILRENYSVAYSTLDHAMEAIPEYAISEEEIHILYMSGADHNILDQLIETYSAAHIAKGTYSAVKKSFAAVDTTLQEMSEPIKEMGNTLTSIANELSSSLEGIDITNSIAQLYEGLATLSSNYGEFHAGLVNYTNGVGQLANSYNELHSGIVELSRGTGELEDGVDELQNGTKKLYESTSDLPTQIQEEIDRMIADFDKSDFESVSFVSSKIENVNSVQFVIKTASINKEEQETSTEPVEEEKGFLARLWDLFF, encoded by the coding sequence ATGCAAAATAAACGATTACTGCTTGTTGTTTTGACTATAATACTGATCATGCCTTCATTTCTTGTTGATACTGCACTTGGCAATTCAACCGAAAAAATAGAAACTTACTTAGATGGAGAGTTAGCATCTAAGGATGAAGTGGTGTACGCAAATTTAAATTCAAATGGACAACTGAATGAAATTTATGTCGTTAACATTTTAGACGTAACTAATGCAGGAACGATTATAGATTATGGAAATTACAGTAGTTTAAAAAATTTAACCGATTTATCAAAAATCGAACAAATAGTTGATATAGTTCGTATCGATGCTCCTAAAGGTAAATTTTATTATCAAGGGAACATGAAAGACCATGGTGAATTACCATGGGATATTACGATTTCTTATTTACTTGAAGGTAAAAAAGTTAACCCAGAAGAACTTGCTGGAAAAGAGGGTCATGTACAAATCAGCATTTTCACGTCGGCCAATGAAAATGTAAATCCGGTATTTTTTGAAAATTATTTATTACAAATTTCTCTCACCCTTGATCCCGATATCTATAGCAATATTGAGATCAAGGGTGGGATGGTCGCAAACGCTGGGAAAAACAAGCAAGTAACGTTTACCGTTATGCCTGAACAACAGGGAGAACTTAGCATTGAAGCCGATGTGATCGATTTCGAGCTACAGGGCATTGAAATCGCAGCTGTTCCATCATCTATGTCCATCGATGAGCCTGATATCGATGAAATGACGAAAGATATGAGGACATTATCAGATGCAATCGCAGAGCTAAATGACGGTGTCGGAAAATTAAAGAACGGCGTTTCCGAATTAAATGATGGTGTCATAAGTCTTCGGAATGGTTCTGAACAATACAAAAATGGAATGGCTGAAATCGATGGAGCCTCCACTGACCTTATTGAGGCTTCTCGCTCCATTGAGAAAGCCCTCGCTACGATCAGCACAAGTCTCAGTGACGATTCTGGTGAAATAGATCTAAGTGAACTCAATAATTTACCAGAAGGACTAATGCAAATGGCCACTGGACTTGATGAAATGGCAGATGGATTAACAATCTTAAGAGAGAACTACTCTGTTGCTTACAGTACATTAGATCATGCAATGGAGGCCATACCTGAATATGCCATTTCGGAAGAAGAAATACACATTTTGTATATGAGCGGAGCAGATCATAATATTTTGGATCAATTGATCGAGACATATTCGGCTGCACATATTGCAAAGGGGACTTATTCCGCCGTAAAAAAAAGCTTTGCCGCAGTGGATACGACGTTACAAGAAATGAGTGAACCTATAAAAGAAATGGGAAACACACTGACTTCCATAGCAAATGAGCTCTCGTCCTCTCTAGAAGGCATAGACATTACAAATTCTATAGCTCAACTGTATGAAGGATTAGCAACATTGTCATCCAATTATGGCGAGTTTCACGCTGGGTTAGTAAACTATACAAATGGTGTGGGCCAATTAGCAAACTCATACAATGAATTACATTCTGGAATCGTGGAGTTGTCTAGAGGTACGGGAGAATTAGAAGATGGTGTTGATGAGCTTCAAAACGGTACAAAGAAATTGTATGAATCAACTAGCGATTTACCTACGCAAATTCAAGAAGAAATCGATCGAATGATTGCAGATTTTGATAAATCCGATTTCGAATCTGTATCCTTTGTCTCCTCTAAAATCGAGAATGTCAACTCTGTACAATTTGTTATCAAAACAGCGAGTATTAATAAGGAAGAACAAGAAACATCAACAGAGCCCGTTGAAGAAGAAAAAGGATTTTTGGCGCGGCTATGGGATTTGTTCTTCTAA
- a CDS encoding TetR/AcrR family transcriptional regulator, whose amino-acid sequence MDRRKKYTRMILKDSLMKILKEKPISTITVKEICELADINRSTFYSHFSDQFDLLYKIEEELIEDMNETLSQYNYTKEEEAIQMTEKMLDYVAANSDKCQTLFSEHGDATFQKRVMMIAHQFTVKNWMTVNNVDKEISEYISMFVVSGSIHVIINWLDNGMDKSPKEMADIMIKLTNKGLASF is encoded by the coding sequence TTGGATAGACGTAAGAAATATACTCGGATGATTTTGAAAGATAGTCTAATGAAAATCTTAAAAGAAAAGCCCATTTCTACTATTACTGTAAAAGAAATATGTGAACTAGCTGACATCAATCGTTCAACTTTCTATTCTCATTTTTCGGACCAGTTTGACCTACTTTATAAGATAGAAGAAGAACTCATAGAGGATATGAACGAAACACTGAGTCAATACAATTACACGAAGGAAGAAGAAGCAATACAGATGACAGAAAAAATGTTAGATTATGTAGCGGCAAACAGTGATAAATGTCAAACACTCTTTAGTGAACACGGTGATGCTACCTTTCAAAAAAGAGTGATGATGATCGCTCATCAATTTACTGTAAAAAACTGGATGACTGTCAACAATGTTGATAAGGAAATTTCTGAATATATAAGTATGTTTGTCGTGAGTGGGAGTATTCACGTTATAATAAATTGGTTGGATAATGGAATGGATAAATCGCCAAAGGAAATGGCTGATATTATGATTAAACTTACGAATAAAGGACTCGCTTCATTTTAA